Proteins encoded by one window of Triplophysa rosa linkage group LG19, Trosa_1v2, whole genome shotgun sequence:
- the LOC130570367 gene encoding olfactory receptor 142-like: MDNATFRYSLLLVEGLKIPPQSNHLAFIFLLIAYIFIMIFNIGILIQISTEKSLHEPMYILFCQLPLNDVMGATLVIPRLLKDILTAPSERYITYMECVTQAFFQHLYGTNAHTILIVMAFDRYVAICNPLRYTSIMTNRMVVKLSAGAWGVSFVMVGILIGLTARLSHCRSVIQNHMCDNPSLFKLSCENVTINNIYGLTFTVVLLSSSMGSVFITYVRIAMICITSKNKATNRKAIKTCSTHLTVYMIMLISGFVPVILHRFPENPEGRKLSALLFYIIPCILNPLIYGIQSKEIREKIFKCSTKINSV; this comes from the coding sequence ATGGACAACGCGACATTCAGATACAGCCTACTCTTAGTGGAGGGACTGAAGATTCCACCTCAGTCAAACCATCTTGCATTTATCTTTCTTTTGATCGCTtacatatttataatgataTTTAACATTGGGATTTTGATTCAGATCTCGACAGAAAAAAGTTTACATGAGCCCATGTACATTCTGTTCTGCCAGTTGCCATTGAATGATGTGATGGGGGCAACTCTTGTTATACCACGCTTGTTGAAGGATATTTTAACGGCTCCCTCCGAGCGCTACATAACATACATGGAGTGTGTTACCCAAGCTTTTTTTCAACATCTGTATGGAACAAACGCCCACACTATACTCATTGTCATGGCTTTTGACAGATACGTGGCCATATGTAATCCATTACGATACACATCAATAATGACCAACAGAATGGTTGTAAAATTATCTGCAGGAGCCTGGGGTGTTTCTTTTGTGATGGTGGGGATTTTAATCGGCCTGACTGCACGTCTGTCTCACTGCAGATCAGTGATTCAAAACCACATGTGTGACAATCCCTCACTGTTTAAACTGTCCTGTGAAAATGTGACGATTAATAATATTTATGGATTAAcatttactgtggttttactttcCTCTTCAATGGGGAGTGTGTTCATTACATATGTCAGGATTGCAATGATATGCATCACAAGTAAAAACAAAGCGACAAACAGAAAAGCCataaaaacctgcagcactcaCTTGACTGTTTATATGATAATGCTAATATCTGGATTTGTGCCAGTTATCCTCCATCGCTTTCCAGAAAACCCTGAAGGTAGAAAACTATCAGCTTTACTTTTCTATATAATACCTTGCATCTTAAATCCTTTAATTTATGGTATACAATCCAAGGAAATAAGAGaaaagatttttaaatgttCTACTAAAATTAATTCTGtgtga
- the LOC130570368 gene encoding olfactory receptor 146-like has product MDNATFRYSLLLVEGLKIPPQSIHLSFIILLITYIFITIFNIGIVIQILVEKSLHEPMYILFCQLPINDVIGASLVIPRMLKDILTDPSARYITYVECVFQAFFNHLYGTTSHTILIIMTFDRYVAICNPLRYPSIMNTRMIVKLSLGAWGVALLLVGILIGLSVRLSHCKSVIYNHICDNASLFKLSCESVVINNVYGLTFTVVLLTSSMGSVFVTYFRIAMICINSKNKATNSKAIKTCSTHLTVYLIMLISGLIPIVLHRLPENPEGRKVASILFHVIPPCMNPVIYGLQAKVIRQKVFKLFTNNK; this is encoded by the coding sequence ATGGACAACGCTACATTCAGATACAGTCTACTCTTAGTAGAGGGACTGAAGATTCCACCCCAGTCAATCCATCTGTCCTTTATCATCCTTTTGATCACTTACATATTTATAACAATTTTCAACATTGGGATTGTGATTCAGATCTTAGTTGAAAAAAGTTTACATGAGCCCATGTATATTCTATTCTGCCAGCTACCCATAAATGATGTGATAGGGGCATCTCTTGTTATACCACGCATGCTGAAGGATATTTTAACAGATCCCTCTGCACGCTACATCACTTATGTGGAGTGTGTTTTTCAAGCATTTTTTAACCATTTGTATGGAACAACATCTCACACTATACTCATAATTATGACCTTTGACAGATACGTAGCCATATGTAATCCATTGAGATATCCATCAATAATGAATACCAGAATGATTGTAAAATTATCTCTAGGAGCCTGGGGTGTTGCATTACTGCTGGTGGGAATTCTGATCGGTCTGTCTGTACGTCTGTCTCATTGCAAATCAGTGATTTACAATCACATCTGTGACAATGCTTCGCTGTTTAAACTGTCCTGTGAAAGTGTGGTGATCAATAATGTGTATGGATTGACttttactgtggttttactcaCCTCTTCAATGGGAAGTGTGTTTGTGACATATTTCAGAATAGCAATGATATGCATCAACAGCAAAAACAAAGCAACAAATAGCAAAGCCataaaaacctgcagcactcacttgactgtttatttaatcatgCTGATATCTGGACTCATACCAATTGTTCTTCATCGTCTCCCAGAAAACCCTGAAGGTAGAAAAGTAGCTAGTATACTTTTCCATGTCATACCTCCATGCATGAATCCCGTAATATATGGTTTGCAGGCCAAAGTAATAAGACAAAaggtttttaaactttttactAATAATAAGTAG